The genomic window AAAATTGAAGCAAGACAAACGATGGCGGAAGCAGGGGTGCCGATTGTGCCCGGCATCTCCTTTCCGCTTGCTGATGTCGATGAAGCAGTACATGTAGCAAACAACATCGGCTATCCGGTCATGTTGAAAGCATCGGCAGGCGGCGGAGGGATTGGCATGCAACTTGTTTATGACGAAGAGCAGCTACGCAAAGCATTTGAAGGAAACAAAAATCGTGCCGCTTCCTTTTTTGGAGATGGAGCGATGTATGTCGAAAAATATATTGATAATCCGCGCCATATTGAAATTCAACTGTTAGCCGATCAACATGGAAACTGCGTGTATTTATGGGAAAGAGAGTGCTCCATTCAACGCCGACATCAAAAAGTTGTTGAAGAAGCCCCATCCCCGTTTTTAGACGAAGAAACGCGCAAAAAAATGGGAGAGGCAGCTGTACAAGCAGCAAAACATATTGGATATACAAACGCAGGGACGATTGAATTTCTCGTGGATGAACAAAAAAACTTTTATTTTCTTGAAATGAATACACGTCTGCAAGTAGAACATCCTGTCACAGAAGAAATTACAGGCATTGACATTGTCGAACAACAACTACGCATTGCAGCGGGAGAAAAACTTCCTTTTTCACAAGCTGAAGTAAAACGAGAAGGGCATGCGATTGAAGTGCGTATTTACGCCGAAGATCCAAACACATTTTTCCCTTCTCCTGGAACGATTACATCTTTACAACTGCCGAGCGGGGAACATGTACGCCATGAAATTGCGGTACAAAGCGGTTCTGTCGTTACCCCTTTTTACGATCCGATGATTGCTAAATGTATTGTCAAAGGAAGTGATCGACAAACAGCTATCGCAACGATGATTGAAGCATTACATGAATATAAAATCGAAGGAATTAAAACGAATATACCGATGTTAATGGCTGTATTGACACATGAAGCATTTCAACAAGGGCATACGACAACAAACTTTGTGAATACGTATATGAAAAAAGGAGGCAAAACACATGCATGAAGTTGTCGCATTGATGGCAGGGAACGTATGGAAAATTGTTGTGCAAGTAGGTGATGTCGTTGAAGAAGGACAAGATGTTGTCATTTTGGAATCGATGAAAATGGAAATACCAGTCGCTTCACAAGTAGGTGGGGTAGTCAAAGCGATTCGTGTACAAGAGGGAGATTTCGTAAACGAAGGGGACGTATTAATCGAAATCGAATAGGGGGGTATGTATGCGCGTAACAGTGAAAGAAGTTGGTCCGCGTGACGGGTTACAAAATGAGCCGACATTTATTCAAACGGAAGATAAAATTGCATGGATTAATCAACTTTCGCAAACGGGATTGACATATATTGAAGTGACGTCGTTTGTCCATCCGAAATGGATTCCGCAGCTTGCCGATGCGTATGAAGTCGCTTCCCGCATTGAGCGAGTAGAAGGAGTGACATATGCTGCGCTTGTGCCAAACAAAAAAGGATTAGAAGGTGCGCTAGCAGCGAATATTGATGAAGTCGCTGTATTTATGTCGGCAAGCGAAACACATAATCGAAAAAATATTAATAAATCGATGGAAGAAACGTATGTTGTGTTAAAAGAAGTGATTGACGAAGCGAAGCGAGAAAACAAAACAGTTCGCGGTTACGTATCAACTGTGTTCGGTTGTCCGTACGAAGGAGCAGTCAGCATTGAACGCGTCATCTCTGTTTCTGAACGATTGTTTGAGCTTGGGATTGATGAGCTGTCGCTCGGTGATACGATCGGTGTCGCGAATCCTGTCCAAGTCCAACAAACATTAGAACGGCTGTTGAAGCGGTTTCCAGCTGAGAAGATAGCACTTCATTTTCATAATACGCGCGGTATGGCGCTTGCAAACGTGTTTGCATCGCTGCAAATGGGCATAACCATTTTTGATAGCTCACTCGGTGGGTTAGGTGGTTGCCCGTATGCTCCAGGGGCATCTGGGAATTTAGCGACAGACGATTTAGTATATATGCTTACACAAATGGGGATCGAATGCGGTGTCCAGCTAGAACCTTTAACAGAAGCAGCACGATGGATAGAAGAGAAAATTGGCCGTCCGCTTACGAGCCATCACCTGAACGTTGTAAGGGGGAATGTATAATGATGGAAGCTGTCCTTTATTCTACGATTGATGCAGGGATCGCGGTTGTCACGCTAAATCGACCGGATGCGGCGAACGCTCTTTCATTAAAAATGTTAAACGAACTGCAGCGCATTCAAGCGGAACTGAAGTTAAATCGGAACGTGCGGGCAGTCATTGTCACAGGTGCGGGACAAAAAACATTTTGCGCAGGGGCAGATTTAAAAGAGCGGGCAAAAATGAATGAAACACAAGTGCGTCAAACGGTTGCGCTCATTCGAGAGACGATCAACGGATTCGAACAATTGCCCCAACCTGTCATTTGTGCCCTGAACGGTGGAGCTTTTGGCGGTGGACTTGAATTGGCGCTCGCATGTGATATTCGCATCGCTGCTGAACATGCCACGATGGGACTGACAGAGACAGCGCTTGGCATCATTCCCGGTGCAGGAGGGACGCAACGTCTTCCACGGCTGATTGGTATCGGGCGCGCAAAAGAGATGATTTATACAGCAAGGCGCATTTCAGCACAAGAAGCGGAGCGGATTGGTTTAGTCGAGCGCGTCGTTTCTGCTGAACAATTGTTAGATGAGGCGTTTACAATCGCGACAGCGATTTCGAATAACGCCCCGATTGCCGTTGCTCAAGCGAAAGCAGCAATAAACCATGGCGTGCAAGTCGATATGCATACAGGGCTTGTCATTGAACAAATGGCATATGAGCGAACGATTCATACAAACGATCGGTTAGAAGGGTTACAAGCATTCAAAGAAAAACGAAAACCGGTGTACAAAGGGGAGTAAGGTATGATTTCAAACGAACAATTATCGCTTGTTGAACAACTACAACAAAAACGAAAACAAATTGAACAAGGGGGAGCGCGCAAATATCACGAAAAAAACGCTGAGCAAGGGAAATTGTTTGTGCGCGATCGCTTGAAACTGTTATTTGATGAAGGACTACAATTTGAAGATGCATTTTTCGCAAACTGTTTAGCGGACGGACTGCCGGCAGATGGTGTCGTGACAGGGGTCGGAAAAATTAACGGACAAACGGTATGCGTCATGGCAAATGATTCGACCGTCAAGGCAGGTTCATGGGGAGCAAGAACAGTAGAAAAAATTATTCGCATTCAAGAAACGGCTGACAAACTACGATGCCCTATTTTATATTTAGTCGATTCCGCTGGTGCGCGCATCACGGATCAAATTGAAATGTTCCCAGGACGACGAGGAGCAGGACGTATTTTTTACAATCAAGTTAAATTGTCTGGAAAAGTTCCGCAAATTTGCTTATTGTTCGGACCATCAGCAGCAGGTGGTGCATACATCCCTGCGTTTTGTGATATCGTTATTATGGTCGAAGGAAACGCGTCGATGTATCTCGGTTCACCGCGCATGGCGGAAATGGTTATCGGTGAAAAAGTGACACTTGAGGAGATGGGTGGCGCTCGCATGCATTGTTCAGTTTCAGGTTGCGGTGATGTGCTTGTGAAAACGGAAGAAGAAGCGATCGCCTTTGCACGTAAATATTTGTCGTACTTTCCAGCCAATTTTAGTGAAAAACCGCCGGTGGCGGAGCCAAGAGAGCCAAAGGCGTTTGATAAAACGATTGAAGAAATCATTCCGAAAAATCAAAATGCCCCGTTCAATATGTACGATTTAATCGACCGCGTGATCGATGAAGGAACGTTTTGTGAAATAAAAAAGTTGTTTGCACCTGAACTCATTACAGGTCTTGCACGCATCAACGGCCAACCGGTTGGGATTATCGCTAATCAACCGCGCATGAAGGGCGGCGTGTTGTTTCACGATTCAGCAGATAAAGCTGCGAAATTCATTACACTTTGCGATGCGTTTCATATTCCGCTCATCTTTTTAGCAGACATCCCTGGCTTTATGATCGGAACGAAAGTGGAACGAGCGGGAATCATTCGTCATGGTGCAAAAATGATTTCAGCGATGTCAGAAGCAACCGTGCCGAAAATTTCAATCATTGTCAGAAAAGCATACGGAGCAGGATTATATGCTATGGCAGGTCCAGCCTTTGAACCGGATTGTTGCTTAGCTTTCCCACATGCACAAATTGCTGTCATGGGACCAGAAGCAGCCGTGAATGCGGTATATGCCAATAAAATTGCTGAACTGCCAGAAGAAGAGCGAGCCGCTTTTATTGAGCAAAAACGTGAAGAATATCGAAAAGACATCGATATTTACCGACTTGCTTCTGAAATGGTTGTCGATGGCATTATTGCGCCAAATGAGTTGCGTTCTGAACTCATTCGACGATTAGATGCATATATGTCGAAATATGTGGTATTTTCTGAACGAAAGCATGGGGTTTACCCTGTGTAGTTGTCAAGACATATGGTACAATGGAGGCGATGTGTTCTAACATCGCCTTTTTTTCGGGAAATTTCCCCGGAAATCGACAACATTTGCATGTTGTGTCGATGAAAAGAAAGCTCCATTTGTTTTTTAAAAAACGCTCTTTGTTCCATACTTCATGTATCTTTTTGTATAATCGAGAAAGGGGATTTGACGTTTGATTTACATATGGCTCATCACACTATTTCTCATTTATAGCATATTCCCAACGTTGATTGTCCGCATTTTCTCACTTCGTGTACAAAAGAAGGTGAAAAACGGTGTAGCATTGACGTTTGACGATGGTCCAGATCCGGTGTACACGCCTCAGTTGCTTGATTTATTGAAAAAATACAATGTAAAAGCGACGTTTTTCGTTGTCGGCTGGAAGGCGAAAAAATATCCACATCTTATTAAAAGAATGTATGAGGAAGGGCATACGATCGGTTTGCACCATTATTACCATACGAGCAACTGGTTTCTTCCGCCGTTTGTTACGGAATGGGAGCTTGAACGATCAGCACGTGTCATTGAGCACATGACAGGCGTTCGTCCGGTATACTATCGTCCGCCATGGGGACATTTAAACATATGGACGGTGCTGATGCAAAAAAAGTATAAAATCGTCATGTGGACATATATTCTTGGTGATTGGAAAGCTTCAATGAGCGTTGAGCGGCTTTATGAACGATTAACGAATAGTATAAAAGATGGGGCGATCATCGTATTGCATGATAGCGGTTCGACCATCGGAGCTGATCAACATGCACCAGCGAACATGTTACGAGCATTAGAACAATTATTGCAACATTCTTCTGTTCAATGGGTAAAAGTGAACGAACAATAAAGGGGAACGGAGAAATGGAAGCGAACGACATTTTCATGTATATTCAATCCCACGGTTATATTGTATTGTTTCTATCATTATTTTTCGGTATTGTCGGCATCCCTGCACCCGAAGAGTCACTTCTGTTTTTCGTGGGCATATTTATTTCACACGATCAATTACATTTATTCAAAAGTTTATTTTTCGCGATTTCTGGGGCGACAGTTGGGATGGTTGTTGCCTATATGGCTGGCTATACATTCGGTTCAGCGCTGTTATTTAAATATGGACATTATATTGGTTTTCATCGTCGGCGTTATCGGTATGTTTATCGCCACTTTCGAAAACGCGCTCCTTGGATTATTACATTTGGCTATTTTATTCCGGGTGTTCGTCAGTTATCTCCATACATGGCTGGAGTTGTTCGCGTTCCATTTCTCCCGTTTCTTTTTTTGTCGTTTGCTGGATCAGCGTTTTGGATTAGTTTATTTATATTTGTCGGGAAGTTTCTTGGGGAGCGTATACATATTCCTCTTTACTTATTACCATGGATAATGATTGTGTTTTTTAGTTTATTTTTCATTGGGCTATATGTGAAAAGAAGAAAAACAAATTAAAGGGAGTTCGCATAATGATGAACATTCTCGTACTACCTTTGTTTCAAATGTCATCTGGCCATCATCAAGTGGCCGATGCGCTTATATATTCATTGCAACATCGTTTTCCTAACGTTTCTTGCGAAAAACTTGATTTCTTAAGTTATTGTAACGAACAAATGGAAAGACGAGTAGCGGACTTTTATCTTCGCTGGATTTCGCTATCACCGCACTCATATGAATGGATGTACCAACGATGGATGAAAAAATTTGAACAACCAGCGATGGAACCGTGGTTGCTTTATTTTGAAAAGAAGATGAAACGTCTTCTTCAAGAGAAAAAACCGGATCTCGTCATATGTACGCATTCGTTTCCTTCACACGTGTTGCAGCGATTGAAACAAAGAGGAGCTATAACGGTACCTGTGATAAACGTATATACAGACTTTTTTTTGAGCGGCATTTGGGGAAAAACAGCGATTGACTATCACTTTGTTCCTCATGAGGAAGCGAAACGATCGCTATGTACGAGATTTCGTATGGAGCGTCATCGCGTTATTGTGACAGGCATTCCGATTCATGAACATATTGTACCTGTGCAAAAAATAAAGCGACGAATGAATAAACACATTTTAGTGGCTGGCGGCAATCAAGGACTAGGGAAGATGAAACAATTTTTAAAAAACGCTAACCATTCACAGTTAACGTATTCTGTTTTATGCGGTAAAAATGAAAATTTATATGAAGAATTAAAAAGTTGGAACGACCCGCGTATCCGTCCGTTTCGATATATCTCCGATCGAGCAAAAATGAACGAATTGTATGATGAAGTTGATGCGGTTGTGACAAAGCCGGGTGGTGTCACGATGAGTGAAGTGCTCGCAAAAAAACTGCCTGCTTTTACTCTTTCTTATTTACCTGGACAAGAACAAATGAATTTGCGCTATTTAAGAAAAAAAGAGCTCATTTATTTTCTCAATGACAATGAGCCGTACGATCAACAATTATTGCGTGTATTAATGGACGATGAGGAAATGAATCAATTAGAAAAACGAATGAAACAGTATTGGTTAGGGTGTGAAAAAACAGCGCAAGAAGCGCTTGCCGAATGGATTGAAGCGAATATATATGCAACGAAAAAGCGATGAGAGCTGCTCATCGCTTTTATTTTTTTGACTTTCCATATGTGTCAATGCTTAATTGGACATTGATTTGTTGTAACGTATCATTTGTCAGTGAAACGAATCCGTTTGTCGTATATTTGCGCCAGTCATTGACGTTTTGACGATATAAAGCGTTTGATAATTGAAGCGTATCGACCCCTTCTTTTACGCCGAGTTGGAATAGACTTTCCAATTCATTCTTTACTGTTTTTGTTGCGTATTCAATAATTTGTTTTTCAGACATTTGTTCGCGAAGTTCAATGATGCTTCCTTTTGCTTGTACATCAATTGTAAATACAGGACGACCATTTTTTATTTTGTACGATATGCTTGCTTTCGGTTCGCGCACGACGAGTGTGCCAATCATATTTCCGTCTGGTTGAATGTAAATGGGTGTTCGTCCTGTGCCTTTTGTCACCCAGCGCAACCCGTCAAGTTTATGGCGTGGGATACATGCTCGTTTATTGTAACGATGCAAGAAACAGACGCCATCCATTTTTAACATCGGTTTTGCCTTTTTATTTTCTTTCCAACTTTTCTTTTCAATTGCAAGGGAAGGGAGCGGAAAAACAACCGCTTGTTCATTAGAAGCAGCAATCAATTCGTTCAAGCGCTTCGGTTGAATAAAAGAACTTTGTTTGTAAATGTCTGTCGGATTAGCGAGCAAAGAAAAATATGGTGAGTAATCTAAAAATGGTGTTGTTTCAAAAATATGTTCAATCGATTCGGTTGTTGTAAATGTCCAGATTGTATGGCGAATTTCGTTGTAACGATCAAGTACATCAATGACATCTCGCACGAGTCCTTTTTTGAGCGCTCGTTCTGTAAAGACGATCCCTTTCACATGCCCCCATGATACACCTTGTTGAATCGCATAATATAGCCGATCTGTTGCAACGTTAAACGTCTCCCCTTTCGCTTTTCCAACGGTCACCGTTGATTTTTGTTTCCCTCCGCCCGCTTCGACTTTCGCAAGTCCTGTAAAACTAATAAGTTGGGCGTAGGCGATCACTTGCCCGTCTTCGTAGTCTACGCCGATCACATGAATATAAGCCAGATGATCAATTTCTTTCATTCCCCAGCACCCAGTTAAAAAGAAACAAAAAAAACAACAAATAAGCGCGCGAGTCATGATTCGTCACCCGGTGTGCTATCATTTGTTTTTAACATTTTCGGACGACGTTTGAATTTTTTCCACCCACTTGTAATAACCACTTTCCATATATCACCTGTTATAGGGGAAAGAGGGGCTAAATAAGGAACACCAAACGACGTTAAATTAGCTGTATAAATTAGCAGAAAAAACATTGATGCGATAAAACCGAAAAGTCCTAGTATAGAAGATGCAGCAAGGACGATAAATCGTAAAATGGACACCGTCCCAGCAAGCGATTGATTCACGAGCGTAAACGTGGCAATGACAGATGTTGCCATGACAACGAGTGTTCCGGGTGCCGCTAGTCCAGCGTTAATGGCGGCTTGACCGATAATAAGACCGCCGACGACGGATAATGTTTGTCCAATCGCAATTGGAAGCCGCATGCCCGCTTCTTTAAAAATTTCAAATAAACTGATCATAATAAACGCTTCAAGCGGGGCGGGGAGCGGTACTCCTTGCCTTGCGAGAACGATTGTTGCCAACAATGTAAACGGCAACTGATCTTGGTGGTATGTTGTAATAGCGACCCAAAGTCCCGGTAAAAATACAGCGACGCTCACCCCGATTAGTCGAATAATGCGTTGAAATGTCACGAACACAAACGATGTACTATTGTCTTCAGATGTGTTTAATAAAAACGTTAAGTTTGTCGGGCCAATTAAGGCTGTTGGTGAGCCGTCAATAAAGACTGCGAATCGTCCGCTCAGTAGTGCGTTGACGACAAAATCAGGGCGTCCAGAGTAAGCGAAAACAGGAAATAACGAAATATATTTTTCGCTTAACAATTCTTCTAACTGATTTGTTCCTGTTAAGGCATCAATGTTGATTGTACTTAATCGCCGCTTTAATTCCTCAACGGTTTCTTGATTAATAATATCTTCAATATATAAAATATTAACTTTCGTCCGGCTTCTCTTACCAATTAATACTTGTTCAACGTGCAAGCTGCTCGTTTTTAGCCGCTTTCGGATGAGCGCTACGTTTTTTGCCACTTCTTCAATAAAGCCGTCTTTCGGTCCGCGAATGGATACTTCTGTGTTTGGTTCCTCCGGATTACGGTTCGGTGGATTGGCAAGCGAAATGGAATACATCGCTTCCGCTTCCACAAAGTAAATCACTAAGTCCCCATTAAAAACGATAAAATCTAGTTGTTGGGCAGAGACCGATTTTCCGATTAAATGAAGAGGCATTTGTTTATATTTTTCAATATCTGTCACTGAATATAGCGGATATCGTTGTCCCATGCTTGTAATTGTTGGGAAAATAAATTGTTTGAGTAACTTCGTGTCACATAATTCTTCACAATAAATGAAAATAAGCGAGAGGGGCTTTCGTTCTTCTGAATAAATGGTCGCTGGCATAATCACAACATCTTTACATTGCGAAAAATGTTCTTTTAGCGTTTGTCCATCGACAATGATTTCAGCGGTCATGCGGACGCTCTCCTTTCTTTTATACGTATCGCTAACGCTAGTACGCACAATAACGTCGAAAGAAAACAAATAAAGAAAAACGAAATCGGT from Anoxybacillus gonensis includes these protein-coding regions:
- a CDS encoding MGDG synthase family glycosyltransferase — encoded protein: MMNILVLPLFQMSSGHHQVADALIYSLQHRFPNVSCEKLDFLSYCNEQMERRVADFYLRWISLSPHSYEWMYQRWMKKFEQPAMEPWLLYFEKKMKRLLQEKKPDLVICTHSFPSHVLQRLKQRGAITVPVINVYTDFFLSGIWGKTAIDYHFVPHEEAKRSLCTRFRMERHRVIVTGIPIHEHIVPVQKIKRRMNKHILVAGGNQGLGKMKQFLKNANHSQLTYSVLCGKNENLYEELKSWNDPRIRPFRYISDRAKMNELYDEVDAVVTKPGGVTMSEVLAKKLPAFTLSYLPGQEQMNLRYLRKKELIYFLNDNEPYDQQLLRVLMDDEEMNQLEKRMKQYWLGCEKTAQEALAEWIEANIYATKKR
- a CDS encoding DedA family protein — its product is MEANDIFMYIQSHGYIVLFLSLFFGIVGIPAPEESLLFFVGIFISHDQLHLFKSLFFAISGATVGMVVAYMAGYTFGSALLFKYGHYIGFHRRRYRYVYRHFRKRAPWIITFGYFIPGVRQLSPYMAGVVRVPFLPFLFLSFAGSAFWISLFIFVGKFLGERIHIPLYLLPWIMIVFFSLFFIGLYVKRRKTN
- a CDS encoding acyl-CoA carboxylase subunit beta; the encoded protein is MISNEQLSLVEQLQQKRKQIEQGGARKYHEKNAEQGKLFVRDRLKLLFDEGLQFEDAFFANCLADGLPADGVVTGVGKINGQTVCVMANDSTVKAGSWGARTVEKIIRIQETADKLRCPILYLVDSAGARITDQIEMFPGRRGAGRIFYNQVKLSGKVPQICLLFGPSAAGGAYIPAFCDIVIMVEGNASMYLGSPRMAEMVIGEKVTLEEMGGARMHCSVSGCGDVLVKTEEEAIAFARKYLSYFPANFSEKPPVAEPREPKAFDKTIEEIIPKNQNAPFNMYDLIDRVIDEGTFCEIKKLFAPELITGLARINGQPVGIIANQPRMKGGVLFHDSADKAAKFITLCDAFHIPLIFLADIPGFMIGTKVERAGIIRHGAKMISAMSEATVPKISIIVRKAYGAGLYAMAGPAFEPDCCLAFPHAQIAVMGPEAAVNAVYANKIAELPEEERAAFIEQKREEYRKDIDIYRLASEMVVDGIIAPNELRSELIRRLDAYMSKYVVFSERKHGVYPV
- a CDS encoding polysaccharide deacetylase family protein; protein product: MIYIWLITLFLIYSIFPTLIVRIFSLRVQKKVKNGVALTFDDGPDPVYTPQLLDLLKKYNVKATFFVVGWKAKKYPHLIKRMYEEGHTIGLHHYYHTSNWFLPPFVTEWELERSARVIEHMTGVRPVYYRPPWGHLNIWTVLMQKKYKIVMWTYILGDWKASMSVERLYERLTNSIKDGAIIVLHDSGSTIGADQHAPANMLRALEQLLQHSSVQWVKVNEQ
- the accC gene encoding acetyl-CoA carboxylase biotin carboxylase subunit — its product is MFSKVLIANRGEIALRIIRTCQKLGIQTVAIYSEADADSLHVKQADEAHMVGKARVNESYLNIEKIISIAKETNAEAIHPGYGLLSENATFARRCEEEGIVFIGPKPDVIAKMGSKIEARQTMAEAGVPIVPGISFPLADVDEAVHVANNIGYPVMLKASAGGGGIGMQLVYDEEQLRKAFEGNKNRAASFFGDGAMYVEKYIDNPRHIEIQLLADQHGNCVYLWERECSIQRRHQKVVEEAPSPFLDEETRKKMGEAAVQAAKHIGYTNAGTIEFLVDEQKNFYFLEMNTRLQVEHPVTEEITGIDIVEQQLRIAAGEKLPFSQAEVKREGHAIEVRIYAEDPNTFFPSPGTITSLQLPSGEHVRHEIAVQSGSVVTPFYDPMIAKCIVKGSDRQTAIATMIEALHEYKIEGIKTNIPMLMAVLTHEAFQQGHTTTNFVNTYMKKGGKTHA
- a CDS encoding acetyl-CoA carboxylase biotin carboxyl carrier protein subunit; its protein translation is MHEVVALMAGNVWKIVVQVGDVVEEGQDVVILESMKMEIPVASQVGGVVKAIRVQEGDFVNEGDVLIEIE
- a CDS encoding enoyl-CoA hydratase; this encodes MMEAVLYSTIDAGIAVVTLNRPDAANALSLKMLNELQRIQAELKLNRNVRAVIVTGAGQKTFCAGADLKERAKMNETQVRQTVALIRETINGFEQLPQPVICALNGGAFGGGLELALACDIRIAAEHATMGLTETALGIIPGAGGTQRLPRLIGIGRAKEMIYTARRISAQEAERIGLVERVVSAEQLLDEAFTIATAISNNAPIAVAQAKAAINHGVQVDMHTGLVIEQMAYERTIHTNDRLEGLQAFKEKRKPVYKGE
- a CDS encoding Ger(x)C family spore germination protein, encoding MTRALICCFFCFFLTGCWGMKEIDHLAYIHVIGVDYEDGQVIAYAQLISFTGLAKVEAGGGKQKSTVTVGKAKGETFNVATDRLYYAIQQGVSWGHVKGIVFTERALKKGLVRDVIDVLDRYNEIRHTIWTFTTTESIEHIFETTPFLDYSPYFSLLANPTDIYKQSSFIQPKRLNELIAASNEQAVVFPLPSLAIEKKSWKENKKAKPMLKMDGVCFLHRYNKRACIPRHKLDGLRWVTKGTGRTPIYIQPDGNMIGTLVVREPKASISYKIKNGRPVFTIDVQAKGSIIELREQMSEKQIIEYATKTVKNELESLFQLGVKEGVDTLQLSNALYRQNVNDWRKYTTNGFVSLTNDTLQQINVQLSIDTYGKSKK
- a CDS encoding spore germination protein, coding for MTAEIIVDGQTLKEHFSQCKDVVIMPATIYSEERKPLSLIFIYCEELCDTKLLKQFIFPTITSMGQRYPLYSVTDIEKYKQMPLHLIGKSVSAQQLDFIVFNGDLVIYFVEAEAMYSISLANPPNRNPEEPNTEVSIRGPKDGFIEEVAKNVALIRKRLKTSSLHVEQVLIGKRSRTKVNILYIEDIINQETVEELKRRLSTINIDALTGTNQLEELLSEKYISLFPVFAYSGRPDFVVNALLSGRFAVFIDGSPTALIGPTNLTFLLNTSEDNSTSFVFVTFQRIIRLIGVSVAVFLPGLWVAITTYHQDQLPFTLLATIVLARQGVPLPAPLEAFIMISLFEIFKEAGMRLPIAIGQTLSVVGGLIIGQAAINAGLAAPGTLVVMATSVIATFTLVNQSLAGTVSILRFIVLAASSILGLFGFIASMFFLLIYTANLTSFGVPYLAPLSPITGDIWKVVITSGWKKFKRRPKMLKTNDSTPGDES
- a CDS encoding hydroxymethylglutaryl-CoA lyase, translated to MRVTVKEVGPRDGLQNEPTFIQTEDKIAWINQLSQTGLTYIEVTSFVHPKWIPQLADAYEVASRIERVEGVTYAALVPNKKGLEGALAANIDEVAVFMSASETHNRKNINKSMEETYVVLKEVIDEAKRENKTVRGYVSTVFGCPYEGAVSIERVISVSERLFELGIDELSLGDTIGVANPVQVQQTLERLLKRFPAEKIALHFHNTRGMALANVFASLQMGITIFDSSLGGLGGCPYAPGASGNLATDDLVYMLTQMGIECGVQLEPLTEAARWIEEKIGRPLTSHHLNVVRGNV